A window of Saccharomyces eubayanus strain FM1318 chromosome XII, whole genome shotgun sequence contains these coding sequences:
- the TOS4 gene encoding Tos4p codes for MSSQFPLSSPYRTADSHVKDPYFPSSSFNQHTKLPSPSHVQTGKAVPKTIGNFSKVDYPTPFPSSSIGRISSPVRSIDVDAIPSSPAFRAPMEEASPRLSPRLSSPLRHVKVINAELDPTKASTITVGRNSSQCDVALCKNKFISRIHADISYLPQANELKIHCVSMNGLIVIYRKKFDCYLLRDTEVSNNNENVYRLTPRFSIEESVKEIQDEDKSVSFTLEGGDTVYMPYNKGIMLDFRQVLLRVSLKKMWSYPESTGLEKQAENENERKHMGGIRKHPLIFSKAPSESPKKILKNNTNKHTAGDDSGVAERMLNHFLNSKSSSISSVSSAENNEQVFKQDSLPYEKIPVVIKKQKLNKSVLSSKPKKSVKETLDELSGRNVDVMNLQHILTNHLAFANVQQTPLFQLQQVNSQISELSRDELRTILSDAKCVGVIYRHGKDAAGKPLDEEYFYDLENDDDYERRNLVSSLKGGRTGLRSCRRTHKQYFWKKPAK; via the coding sequence ATGAGTTCtcaatttcctttatcGTCACCATATAGGACAGCGGATTCACATGTAAAGGATCCATACTTTCCATCTTCTAGTTTCAACCAGCACACTAAACTACCATCGCCAAGTCATGTGCAAACTGGTAAAGCTGTACCAAAAACCATTGGGAATTTCTCCAAAGTTGATTATCCAACTccatttccttcttctAGTATAGGAAGAATTTCATCCCCTGTTAGGTCAATTGATGTTGATGCTATTCCTTCTTCTCCAGCCTTCCGTGCGCCGATGGAAGAGGCATCGCCCAGATTATCTCCCAGGCTTTCTTCTCCTTTAAGACACGTTAAAGTCATCAATGCTGAATTAGATCCTACTAAGGCCAGCACCATTACTGTTGGGCGTAATAGTTCGCAGTGTGACGTTGCGCTTTGTAAGAACAAATTTATATCAAGGATTCACGCCGATATTTCTTACCTTCCTCAAGCCAATGAACTGAAGATTCATTGTGTCAGTATGAATGGTTTAATTGTGATATATCGTAAGAAATTCGATTGTTATCTCTTAAGGGACACTGAAGTATCAAATAACAATGAGAACGTTTATAGACTTACACCCAGGTTCTCAATCGAAGAGAGCGTAAAGGAAATTCAAGACGAAGACAAATCTGTTAGTTTTACGCTGGAAGGTGGTGACACCGTTTACATGCCATATAACAAAGGCATCATGTTAGATTTTAGACAGGTTTTGCTTCGTGTTtcactgaagaagatgtgGTCTTATCCAGAGTCGACAGGATTAGAAAAGCAAGctgaaaacgaaaatgagAGGAAACATATGGGAGGTATAAGGAAGCATCCATTAATATTTTCTAAAGCCCCATCCGAGTCCCCCAAGAAAATACTAAAGAATAACACCAACAAACATACAGCCGGTGATGATTCTGGTGTCGCTGAAAGAATGttaaatcattttttgaactcaAAATCATCTTCGATTTCCTCTGTCTCTTCTGCTGAAAACAATGAGCAGGTTTTTAAACAGGATTCATTACcatatgaaaaaatccCTGTGGTtataaaaaagcaaaagcTAAATAAGAGCGTTTTATCTTCAAAACCGAAAAAATCAGTAAAAGAGACTTTGGATGAGTTATCTGGGAGAAACGTGGATGTTATGAATTTACAACATATTTTGACAAATCACCTGGCTTTTGCGAACGTTCAACAAACACCATTATTCCAGTTACAACAGGTTAACTCGCAAATTTCTGAATTGTCAAGAGACGAATTGCGTACGATCTTGAGCGACGCGAAATGTGTTGGTGTCATTTATCGTCACGGTAAAGATGCCGCTGGTAAACCATTAGACGAAGAATATTTCtatgatttggaaaatgacgatgactacgaaagaagaaacttgGTGAGTTCGTTGAAAGGCGGAAGAACTGGTTTAAGATCTTGTAGAAGGACGCATAAACagtatttttggaaaaaaccAGCTaaataa
- the RPL37A gene encoding 60S ribosomal protein eL37, with amino-acid sequence MGKGTPSFGKRHNKTHVLCNRCGRRSFHVQKKTCSSCGYPAAKTRSHNWAAKAKRRHTTGTGRMRYLKHVSRRFKNGFQTGSASKASA; translated from the exons ATGGGTA AGGGTACTCCTTCATTCGGTAAGCGTCACAACAAGACCCACGTTCTGTGTAACAGATGTGGTCGTCGTTCTTTCCatgttcaaaagaagacCTGTTCCTCCTGTGGTTATCCAGCTGCTAAGACTAGATCCCACAACTGGGCTGCCAAGGCTAAAAGAAGACACACTACTGGTACTGGTAGAATGAGATACTTGAAACACGTCTCAAGAAGATTCAAGAACGGTTTCCAAACCGGCTCTGCTTCTAAGGCTTCTGCTTAA
- the EMG1 gene encoding 18S rRNA pseudouridine methyltransferase yields MVEDSRVRDALKSGEQRALPASLVPQTPAVLTSKDKISKRMIVVLAMASLETHKISSNGPGGDKYVLLNCDDHQGLLKKMGRDISEARPDITHQCLLTLLDSPINKAGKLQVYIQTSRGILVEVNPTVRIPRTFKRFSGLMVQLLHKLSIRSVNSEEKLLKVIKNPITDHLPTKCRKVTLSFDAPVIRVQDYIEKLDDDESICVFVGAMARGKDNFADEYVDEKVGLSNYPLSASVACSKFCHGAEDAWNIL; encoded by the coding sequence ATGGTTGAAGATTCCAGAGTTAGAGATGCTCTTAAAAGCGGTGAACAAAGGGCTTTACCGGCTTCTTTAGTTCCACAAACACCTGCCGTCTTGACATCAAAGGACAagatttccaaaagaatgATCGTGGTGTTAGCTATGGCCTCTCTCGAGACACACAAAATATCTTCTAATGGGCCTGGTGGTGACAAATATGTTCTATTGAATTGTGACGACCACCAAGgcttgttgaaaaaaatgggtaGAGACATTAGTGAAGCAAGACCTGATATTACCCACCAATGTCTTTTAACTTTACTGGATTCTCCAATCAACAAAGCTGGGAAATTGCAAGTCTACATCCAGACAAGCCGAGGCATTCTCGTTGAAGTTAACCCTACCGTTCGTATACCAAgaactttcaaaagattttcaGGTTTAATGGTCCAATTACTACATAAACTATCTATTAGATCCGTAaattctgaagaaaaattactaAAAGTCATCAAAAACCCTATTACCGACCATTTACCTACCAAATGCCGTAAAGTAACGTTATCCTTTGACGCCCCCGTCATTCGTGTCCAAGATtacattgaaaaactagACGACGATGAAAGTATATGTGTCTTTGTCGGTGCAATGGCAAGAGGTAAAGATAATTTCGCAGATGAATACGTCGACGAAAAAGTCGGTCTGTCCAACTACCCATTGTCCGCTTCAGTTGCATGTTCTAAGTTTTGTCACGGTGCAGAAGATGCTTGGAATATTTTATAG